From the genome of Prevotella herbatica, one region includes:
- the atpE gene encoding ATP synthase F0 subunit C, producing the protein MISLLLAAEGVAKLGAAVGAGLAAIGAGLGIGRIGGQAMDAMARQPEVMNKLFTNMIVAAALIEGVALFAAVIAFLCI; encoded by the coding sequence ATGATTTCATTATTATTAGCAGCAGAAGGTGTTGCAAAATTAGGCGCCGCAGTAGGTGCAGGTCTCGCAGCTATTGGCGCAGGTCTTGGTATTGGTAGAATTGGTGGTCAAGCCATGGATGCTATGGCACGTCAGCCAGAAGTTATGAATAAGTTATTCACGAATATGATCGTTGCAGCCGCACTTATCGAGGGTGTTGCCCTTTTCGCTGCCGTAATCGCATTCTTGTGTATTTAA
- the atpF gene encoding F0F1 ATP synthase subunit B, translating to MDLLIPSTGLLFWMSLTFLVVLFILWKFGFPVIVKMVTERKAFIDDSLRQAHEANEKLANIQKEGESILQEAREKQAVILKEAANTRDAIVEKAQDKAREEGARLINDAKIEIDNEKQAAISDIRKQVATLSVEIAEKILREKLGKDKAQMDLIDRMLDDVSSAENK from the coding sequence ATGGATTTATTGATTCCTAGTACTGGCTTGCTATTTTGGATGTCTTTGACGTTCCTTGTCGTACTATTTATCTTATGGAAGTTTGGTTTTCCTGTTATCGTAAAAATGGTAACAGAGAGAAAGGCTTTCATTGATGATAGTCTACGTCAGGCTCATGAAGCAAACGAAAAACTAGCTAATATACAGAAAGAGGGTGAATCCATCTTGCAGGAAGCGCGTGAGAAGCAAGCCGTAATATTGAAAGAAGCTGCTAACACACGTGATGCAATTGTTGAAAAGGCCCAGGATAAAGCACGTGAGGAAGGTGCCCGCTTGATTAACGATGCCAAAATAGAAATTGACAACGAAAAGCAGGCTGCTATAAGTGATATCCGAAAGCAAGTAGCAACATTGAGTGTTGAAATAGCCGAGAAGATTCTTCGCGAAAAACTTGGTAAAGACAAAGCTCAGATGGATTTGATTGACCGTATGCTGGATGACGTTTCTTCGGCAGAAAATAAATAA
- a CDS encoding F0F1 ATP synthase subunit delta: protein MDIGVISVRYARALLKGSTDAKIEDSVYKDMQILAKSYIDVPELRFTIDNPMLSKDSKENLLVTAAGSNVCELTKTFISLVLKEGREGIMQFMANSYITLYRKQKNVIRGKLITAAAVSDNTELKMRQMVESNTNGTVEFETEVEPDIIGGFILEYDTYRMDASVKSKLNGILTQLKK, encoded by the coding sequence ATGGATATAGGAGTAATATCGGTAAGATATGCGCGTGCACTGCTAAAAGGCAGTACAGATGCTAAAATCGAGGATTCGGTGTATAAAGATATGCAAATTCTTGCAAAGAGTTACATCGATGTACCTGAACTCAGATTTACGATAGACAATCCAATGCTTTCAAAAGACAGTAAGGAAAATCTTCTCGTTACTGCGGCAGGAAGCAATGTTTGCGAACTTACGAAGACTTTCATTTCTCTTGTCTTGAAAGAAGGTCGTGAGGGAATAATGCAGTTCATGGCTAATTCGTATATCACACTTTATAGAAAACAGAAGAATGTCATCCGTGGCAAACTCATTACCGCTGCTGCCGTATCTGATAACACAGAGTTGAAAATGCGACAGATGGTGGAGAGTAATACTAATGGAACTGTGGAGTTTGAGACCGAGGTTGAACCTGATATTATCGGGGGCTTTATCCTAGAGTATGATACTTACAGAATGGACGCTAGCGTGAAATCAAAGCTTAACGGCATCCTGACACAGCTTAAGAAATAA